One Xiphophorus maculatus strain JP 163 A chromosome 15, X_maculatus-5.0-male, whole genome shotgun sequence genomic window, AGTAAAAGACAAAAGGGTAAAAACTTGAGTCtctgggagaaaaacaaatttgtcaGAAATAGTGGTTCTACCAAATAGAATCGGAGtgtttaaatacaaatgaacaCCTTGAGGATTTTTATTgcctcagaattctgaaaacCATGTAGCATTTTGCTCTCACTTTAAACTTAAAACACTACTTAAGATGGGAAATACACAGAGCTGTGTGGTTATAATGCGACAACGTAGGAGCACAAAGCTCTATGATActtatttaatttgatctgaTCCCATCTTGTTACCGTTTCCAGGTGAAGCAACGAGCTGACGAATGCATCCTGGCTCTGGACAAACTCACCCAGATGAACTCTGGAGTAGCGGTGCAGAACGTTCTGCAGACGCCGTTCGACTACACAACGCTGGAGGTATTGCTAACGTAGCTAtggccacagaaaaaaaatacatatattctAGCAGACGAAATATTGGATCTTGCTGTATCTGTCGCAGTGTAGCTGCATGGAAAGCAACTTCATTTAAAGGGGCATCCTAGCTAGCTGCTGCTCTGATAATAGCGTTAGCTTAGAAAGTTAGTAAAGTTGGTCATTTTGTGGGCTAGCTTCCAAAATAAGCCAGCTTCTGGTGTCAGAACTACAATAAAGACAGCAGCTATAACATCATTACTCACTTGAATTCAAGTAGAATTCATATATATTGGAAAAAAACTCATTGTAAATGACTTCCTCTCGTCTCTGTGGCACCAGAACTCCATGGACCTGTGCAGGACAGCAGTGATTGGACATTCCTTTGGTGGCGCCACTGTTATTGAATCCCTGTGCAAGGAGGTTAAATTCAAGTATGTTCTCTCTTTACTTCTATCTTCTATTCTTCACACAATATTGTACAGTACTCTTTAGAAGCAGCAGCGTCTCTTCATTTTTGCATCTTATGTAACGATGAAACACTCGTGTGTTTTAgtgggattctttttttttttttttgagtttgacCAAAATGATGTTCAAGTAGAATGACACGTTTTGGAATTTGTCTTCAGACCTCCTCTCTGATGccgctaaaaaaaaataaatcaaaagaatCCAGTGCAGAAGTCacctgtgtgtttgttttacagcaggACGACGGCCCTAAACATACAAAGCACAATGTTAAAGCATGTCCATGTTTTAGTGGTCATCAAGCCTAAATCTGCTTGAGAATATGctgtaaaatttgaaaaactcTTGAGAATTTTGTTTAACCTGATTGAGCTGcaactattttgcaaagaagaatgggcaaaaatgtcaGGTTCTAGTTACAGAGCTGGTTTTGTAAAGTATTGACTTACAGGCCACAGTAAATTTTCCTGATTTGCATTTGGAATATGTTGAAAACTGCGTACACTTTTCATCTTATGCATTTCTGCTGTGTTGGTTCATCAGAAAGTCCCAATAAAAACACTGGAGTTTGTGGCTAAAACGTCGCTGCAAGCTTTAAAACTCTGCCCTCCAATCAGGTGCGGCGTAGCTCTGGACGCCTGGATGGTCCCTTTAGATGACGAGATCTTTCCTCGGGTCAAGCAGCCCATTTTCTTCATCAACTCTGAGAAGTTCCAGTGGGCGGGAAACATCAGCCGCATGAAGAAGTTGGACTGTACTGTCATAGACAGGAAAATGATCACCATCAGGTACGGGAAGGACACACAGTAAGTCATAGTGATATAATAAACTGGTCGTTAATGCTCTCATATTCCGACAGAGGCACGGTTCACCAGAGCTTTCCAGACTTCACCTTCCTGACCGGGAACTGGATCGGGAAGCTGATGAAGCTGAAAGGGGAGATCGACCCGGAGCTAGCCATAGACCTCTCCAACAAAGCAACTCTGGCCTTTCTGCAACGCCATCTTCGTAAGAAAACCCCCACCTGGTCCAGCTAAAAGCCTCAGTTCAATGTCTCCAGAGTACTAGCGGGtcaaatttcagactttttaattCCACCTCaatgaaatttaagacagaagaaaactataaatacagGGGATGGTGGGGAATTGTGCAGCAGTACAGTCAAGTGTAgaataaactgaaatatctGTGGTCTGACTGTGGCTCTCGACACCAGCTTCATGTTTCTTGTACTGCACATTTTCACCTTACAAAAATAACGGCCCACGTCATTTTTTTGCCAAGTGATataagccaaaagaaaaaacaaaaacttatgCCAAACCTTTGCTTAACTGAAAagtcctgcaaaaaaaaaagaaaaaaaaacggaaaGCAAAACACCcagtcattttttctttttggcaataaattcatgttttttgctATCTGGCGAACGGTTTTAAAAAACTCCCAAATGTTTAGTCACAATCAGGCAATACGTCTCatctagcaacccaagcggagccccggcacatttggtcagctggtttcaccgctgtatgtgctgtacaatggctgctggaaaatacaagtgttctgttgttgacttaccatccagaaaccacttgtaGTATTCTTGTTTGCGTAGGAGGCTTCACTACTTCAGGGTCAAAGATGGACAGTTCTAAAGTTGCGTATCTGTTATGCAGTCTTTTCCACGTGGCAATGTAAACCTTgagtcagggggcgtggccagcagcgaATTATTTGGACTTAAAGTGACAAGAACCCCTAAAACAGCTTGTTCAATCTAAGCTGAACTGATCAGAGCGAAaactcattatctaagaatgctTTGGGGCgaaacctgttcaaggaagcataatagtttttttgttttcatgaattTGAGACATTTTCAGGCCTTAAACTTTAGACTCATCCggatgtttttcatattttgtaggTCTGGAGAAGGATTTCAATCAGTGGGACCCTCTGATTGACGGGCAAGACGAAAACCTCATCCCAGGAACCAATGTAATTCTGCTCCAGTCTTCTATGTGAACACCCTGATGGGTGTCTCGTGCCCCAGAATCTCTCCCAGCTGAAGCCGGTTCCTCTGAACAAGGCCGAGGAGAGTAAAGCCAGTCTACCTCATAAGCAGGCAGGACAAATCACCAAGTGTACCGCTGATTGTATCAAGAGGCCTTGACGTACAAAGAACTTCCTTTTACTGTTGgtgaaatcttttattttagctAGCAGTTTCATATTTGTTCAGTAAAAACCAAGTATTTTGAGCAATTTGTTTGGATCTCGACTTAGATTTTTGTCCTAAGCTATAGTAATCTGATGCTAACTGGTTTTAATTAGTAGCTCAGCCAAATAAAAAGGCCTGATTTTTTAACACTAAAGCCTACAGTAAGATCCTATGTGCTGCAGCTCAGTATGATTCCTCATGGGTGAATGGCACGTACAAGTTTTAATCGCATACCGTCTATAATCTacgtgttttaaataaacttctatCAAATAatcagtgttgttgtttttttctttggtttcaggGAAGTAAGGACGGAAAACCACTCATCAATACTGACCTGGAATATTTATTGGgtcaacacacaaaaaaataaagatttcaaaGCATGCATGTGTtcacaacaaataaagaaattgtttCCACTCCACAAACCAACATCTACTTAAGTATTTTAGATGTGCAACAAAATTAGAATCaagaaaaaatactgaaacttttacaaataattcTCCTGCAACAGTGCTCCAATTAGCATCACAAAAAAACACGAACAAATTCCTacagataaacttttttttccctcagaacAATGAAAAACAGGAGAACCTGCTGagtcaaatatatataaatatatatagaaatcAAGACAAGCTAACTGATCTGTACCCGCTTGATTCAGAGCAGAACATAAGTAGCTGATTAACTTCGATCTGAGACCACAAAGTAAAACCAAAAGAAGGGCAGGCCGTTATTCCTCCGGTTGCTGCTCGAGAAAATAATCAGCAGCTCCGTCCTTTACGATCAGACAGAGGTGAGTTATCTTTGACAGCTGGGCCTCTAGAAGAAAGCAAAAcatgtgtgattgtgagcggaATTAGGAGATTCtcccaacaaaataaaataaaactgcagatgTGTCGAGTAAAGAACTGTACTATAGCTTTTATTGGTGTGCATTCTTTTCAAATCATAAGGGAAAATGTGCCAACTACTCGTTAattgtataaattaaaaaatgttaaatttctaTTCCTCTACTACAGATACTGGTAAACGGTTTGCCATGTAGAAATATGATCTATTTAAAACAGTGATTAATATAGTTTGACGTTAGACCACTATTCTGAACACAAATATAACAGAAACTCTGGTATTAGTacaaatttatgtattttccactTATGCAGTAGTTTTTAATTCCGTgaagttttgttaaataatGAAGTAATGTTGTTACCAGTGGTGGGTAGAGTAACATTAtgactacttcaacatatttttaaacaaggAAAAGTAAGAAGTAACCGTCcgagaaattactcaagagtaaaacgTATTTGGTGAAAGAATTGAGTAATCGTCCTGGTGAAACGCCGTATGTCGGACATGACAGGGCCattacagagagagaaaaaatagaaGTCAATTTCTcccaaaaaatctaaaaaaaattaaaaaattagagtttgaaaagtcaaaaatttgctagaaaaaaactcaaatatttccaaCTTTTGAAACCCAGAAATATCcactttttttctagaaaacttctgaGATTAAGGTCTAAATTTTTCAGCggaaatttgatttctttttttctatctacgaTAGATTTTTTCTAACATACGCCGTCATATATTAGTCAAGTAACTCTGCTTCGTTGCCATTTTTccttgtgaaaaacaaaaatcttctgGTGAATTTTTCTTCCCACAGACATGAGAGCAAGCGTTGGGGAACTTTGCTTACCGAAACTGTCCTCAGCAGACAAAGATTCCTCTGTGAGTTCGCTGTCATCAAACTCCTAGAACAAAACAGGTTCCAGTTGTGAacataaaaacaccaacagACAGCTCTAGTTAATTTGTAGAACCAGCCAAATGTTCGAACATGATTATCTCATTGTAATATTAGCTGAATCTGTTCCGGTAGAGTCAcgaacatttatttctattacgTTTAGCTACACTAGCCTTCAGCTGGCAGATGGAGCAGGAATTCTATAAAAAGCAAACTCCTCAACAGTTCTATTGAACTTAAAGAGACCGTCAGTAAAACCGAGCTTTGAGCGTTTCTGTCATCTTTCCTCCGTTTACCTCGTTCAGCGGTGGAGCCGTTTCCTCAGACTTGCAGTCCGTTTCCGTTTCAGGATCTTGCTCCGAGTCTGACGGAGCAAAAACATGtcagcattgtttatttattaaactgaagGAATGCTCCATAATAAAGTACGAGTTTCAAACGTCTGTTAAAGAAGTTTGACTGAGGAGTCCGACACCTTGAGAGACGTCTGCCAAACGGCTCTCGCTGACCAAACACGTCAACTCTTCATCCACGTTCTTCTGAAATGGCGTCACGATCGGGATTTATTCAGATGAAAGAACACGTAGCATAATTaagagagggggggaaaaaaacagcccTGATATACATTACCACATCTGTGTCGGTTTGTAACGCCCCATCAGCTGGCAAAACAGAACGGGGGAAAAAGTAGAGAAATAGATGAGGAAAGGGGTCAAAAATGTGATCAACGTTCACGTTTAAGACGTgaagaagaaaagcaggaaGTTCATTACCTTTAATGGGAACGGTCTCGTCTTCTGACGGCGAGTTGTCCTGAAAGACAGGGTCACGTTAGCCGCTCATGGATCACACAGCAGATGAAGCAATGGACTGGAATTCTAACCGATACCTTGTCAGAGCTGGGAGTGCACGGTACCTCAACGTGCTGAGGAACATCTGCTACTGCCGCCGTGATTCCTGACACACTTTCTGTGCAGGAAGAAGGAATGGAGGGAAGCAAATCGCTTTCCAAACTTATCCAAATCACATTGCTTCCATTTAGAGGCTGCTTAGTAAAAATCGGTTATTAACCCGTGTAAGCCGAACATGTTGGTGACGACGCAGCCAAATGTGCAGTACTGCAATTCTGCAACATTTGTGccatctgaaaaattccaacggtttctgaaaggggacaGATATTGGCTGGAAACCCGATATTGCTTATATTACGGTACTTTCACTCCTGCCGTAGCAAGGAGTGAAATTACAGTAAATTACAAAAGTAActgctagatattgaaagttcctgTTGCTATGGACAAATGGGCAagatatatttactcacaggacatttaaagaacttcGTACAATTAaagtaagcaaaaatatccaggcagaGATTTTAAACTTCGGATTCAATGGGGTTAAGGAACATCCATTCCTGAATTACAACAGGAATGGATGTTGCAAAGTGGCAAACGTTGATTGGTATTTGAGAGAAATCATCACTCAAATGTTTCCAATAGAAATCAGAATGTATTTGTATGTCTGTAGCACATATTTTCTTCCATTAGTGAATTTCAGTGCATAAAGAACATGTCAACGATGCGATTAATTAgaacaatttacatttttattcacattctCTTGCTAATGCAGCTgcttattttaagaaatgttgaCTAATCTGGTGTTACTTAGAAAATCTGCATTATTACTCACCCGCTGAGTCTTCCTGGACCTattgtttcaaaacaagaagaatttaagaaaaatcaaacaaataacaGAATATCTTAAACGTAATTATGAATGATCAATCGAATATGGTGccttcaaaaatgttcatttttgttgaatatttccacattttgtcacattaaagttATCAATAGATTTTAGGTGACAGACTATGCTAAGCGTGTTATTGTGAAATGGGAAGAATGAAGCCGACTTCTGATTTTTATCtatcaaaacaaaagtttttcttcattttgtgctACTTTCCACAGGTCTCTCACTAAACTCCTCTGATAAACATTGACATTTGCAGCTGAAACGCAGCAAAATGCCAGCACCGTTCAAGAagtatgaatgtttttgaaaggCGCCCTCTGTAAATCGGTCATTTTGCGCAACAGCAGAATGTTTCACCTCGTCTGACTCTTCAGCTGGCTCAGTTCTGTCACAAATATGATCTACATCTCCTtcagaaacctttaaaaaaaagaaaacaattacacCACTGCTGACTAATCACTTAACACTGATTAGTCAGCACTGaactgaaaagtttaaattctCTTTGTACACATGATGTTGACACTCACAGAGATGGAAAGTGTGATTTCCTCTGCTATGGCATGGCTCTGGCAACCTGCTGCACTTATCTTTTCATCAGAGGTTTGCTCTGAATCtgcaaaccaaagaaaaacttGTAGCAAAATTAGAATCCAAGCAGCACAACAGATGCtggaggaaacatttttttaaattcttttccaACTGATGAAGAGTTCTACCTGCTGGATGGGTTTCGTCCGAAGAGCAGGCCAAGACATGAGGATCCTCACCCTGAAACAGCAACGATATTCACCTTTCAGGGTTCAAACGTGTTAACATCTGGaggcttgtttattttttaatctgaggTATTTCTAAAACTGAATGGAAATGTACAGCTCAGGGtgaaaactttgagttttcttaattttcacACTTTTCTCCCAGGTTTAGTTTGGATTTTGTCGTCGACGTTGCCAAGGATCAGTGACACGGAGAGCAGATTTGTTCCGCTAACTAGAATTAaactaaatacttttgtaaTTCAGAATGGGACAAAATATAATATGACTCAAACATGAAAGAGATTCTTCCATGtgcacaaaaactttttcttttttttgtgccaaGATTAAGGTTTGAGAATATTCTAACGTCTTTAGAGTCAATACAAAATGAACTCTAGGTGATGAAATGTCCTCCACAACTTCCTGATTGCACTAAGGCGTGTGACCCAACCTGAAAATGCCAAACATGCCAAGCGAGTAAAGAAAGAGGTCTGCGTTTACTGTTTCTGTGGGGGAAAACGTGCAGTTCTGTTCTTCGCTTGTGGTCGTGGTAGATTGTTGCACCAGGGCTGCCGAGACAAAATGATATGTAGATATTTGGCTGCGTCAGTCACCAGTGTGCAACTCCTGACTCAAATCACTTCACAGATGGTCTAATGTGGCGTTAGCAAACCTGGCTCTGCGTCCACAAGCTGGGCGGAAGCAGCCTCTTCGCTCGCGGAGtcattctgaaacattttcagacgCAGAGATGAAGATTTGACTCCGATTGTGGCCTTGTAGGTTTGTTAC contains:
- the pla2g7 gene encoding platelet-activating factor acetylhydrolase isoform X2, with protein sequence MGSSCSNHLGIPPPKGPNHVGCTDFMMDHTAQGSFFRLYYPCQETEKAEKPDWVPNMEYFYGLADFMKINRTWSEKIFEYLFGSYKIPAYMDAPFKSSEKCPVVIFSHGLGAFRTLYSAICVELASQGFIVASVEHRDESASATFYYHEKTEPGPTQESRPKSPSASDRDGLLREWMYYRALKHGESEFPLRNKQVKQRADECILALDKLTQMNSGVAVQNVLQTPFDYTTLENSMDLCRTAVIGHSFGGATVIESLCKEVKFKCGVALDAWMVPLDDEIFPRVKQPIFFINSEKFQWAGNISRMKKLDCTVIDRKMITIRGTVHQSFPDFTFLTGNWIGKLMKLKGEIDPELAIDLSNKATLAFLQRHLRLEKDFNQWDPLIDGQDENLIPGTNVILLQSSM